The Candidatus Methylacidiphilales bacterium genome includes the window GACGTAGGTGGGCATGAGCGGGTTCCGCAGGGCGGAACCCGGAGTTTTAAGTGTTAAGTCTTAAGTTTCAAGTGGTAACCCTGAAATCCAGCGAATAGTAACCGGCCTCACCTACAGTAGTCAATTTTCCCGCTTGTTTCTTGACTAATTACTCTTTTCCTTAAATACTTCTCTTATGAAGACCAGTTTGGAAATTCCGGATGAATTGGTCCGCGAGATCAAGATGTTGGCCGCCCGTGAAGGACGCAAGCTCAAGGATGTCGTGGCTGATTCCCTGCGCCAAACCCTCGCCCAGCGCCCTTCTGACCCGCGTCCGAGCTTGCGCGACTTGAAGCCCTTTTCGGTCGGACAAGTCCACCCTATCCTCATCGACGACCGGATGGATGACCTGCTCCATGAACGTGGCCATCGATACTGATTTTTTGGTCCGCCTGAACATTGCCGAACACCCCGGGCGTCCCGGGGCCGTGCTGATTCGTGACCAAAATCTGGATGCGGGAAACCGCTTCGGTCTCACCCCCCAAGTGCTGGCCGAATTCATTCACATCGTGACTGATCCCCGTCGCTTTGAACGTCCCCTGGCCATGGATACCGCCCTGAACCGGGCCGAAAAATGGTGGAACGCGGCGGAAGTCGTTCACCTTCTCCCGACCTCGGAAGCGGTCAGTCGGTTTCTGGCGCAAATGCGCACCAGCCAACTCGGGCGCAAGCGCATCTTGGACACTTTGCTGGCCTCCACCTGCCTGGCCTCGGGAGTCACACACCTGATCACGGGCAATGCCGCCGACTACCAGATTTTCCCGGGTCTGACGTTGATCGAGATTTGATCCGCTATCGAATCCATCAATCACCCTGCAATCACCGGTTCCAAGGCATCCGGGCCAGCAGCAGGCCCATGCCACACCAATCGGTGAGGCCGGCAAAGACCAAGCCGCCCCCGACAAAAGCCGAGATACCGATCCAGCCCGGATGGACAAAATAACCCAGCACCGCCCCCGTGAACACGAGGGCTCCGGCCACAATCCGCACCTGCCGCTCCAAAGAAATCGTTTTCTTCCCATGGACCAGGGGCAACCCGGCTTTTTCCCAGGCGGACACCCCCCCTTGCAACACCCGGACCTTGGTGATTCCGGCCGTGGCCAGCTTTCCCGCCGCCTGTCCGGCCCTCCCGCCCGATTGGCAGACCACCACGATCCCCTCCTTATCACGGGCCAGTTGCGACACCGCACCGGGATCGAGATCGGAAAGCGGGTGGAGCACCGATCCCTCGATGTGGGCACCGGCAAATTCCGCAGGTGTCCGGACATCCAACAAAAGCGCACGGGATGTGATCGTAGAAAGATCCGTGGAGGAAATCTGGTCGATGATCGTGGCCGATGACATATCATAACAAATTGGAGGATTTCTCCCATGCAGGCAAATGAAATGCTTGAAGAAAACCGGCTCCATGCGGTCCGTTTGACCGGAATCACCTCCCATGCTTTAATGGCGAACATGCTTCGCGATGCACCCATCCGCCCCGTGGCGAACGACCTGCCACGCAAGTGGCTGATGGATGATTATCTCGAATTGGTGGTTTGGTATGCCCCGGAAGGGAATGCAGCGGGGTTTGAGTTGATCTACGACCGCATGAACCGACCGCGCAGCATCCGGTGGCTTCCGGGACAGGAGGCCAGACATTACGCCGTGGACGGTGGCGAGGACAACCCGGGGAAAAACCGTTCCCCCATGCTCCTGGCCGATGGAGCTCCGGACCTGCCCCGGATTCGCGAGGAGTTCAGCCTCCGCTCCCGGGACCTGCCCCAATACCTGCAGGAATTCGTCTCCCTGCGCCTGGCTTCGCTGTCATTTCCCTGAACGGGCGGACCGTTCAACCACAACCACTTCCCCCTTCCCGGAAAACAAACCACCGCTAAACAAAAGAATGCGTTGTAACCGATGGGTTGTGCTGTTCGTCCTGCTTGCCCCCCCTTGGGCTGGAGCCGAACCATGGACGGAAAAACCCGCCAACGAAGTAGTCCCCTTGCCCGGAACCACCATCCGGGAGCGATCGTTTTTTCGTGTGGCATCCTGGAACATCGAATGGTATCCGGCCGGACAGCGCGGGGGGCAAGAACAGGCCACAAACTGGCAAACCGCCGCGGTGGCCCACTTGATCAACCAGATCAAACCGGATGTCCTGGCCACCCAGGAAATCCGCAACATCGGGGCCCTCCAGCGCCTCAACCGCAACATCGGCCTGTGGCCCTTCTCCCATCTGGCGGCATCCATTTTTTACCAAAAAAACGACACCGCCCGCGACCTCGACCGCATCCAGCAACAGTGCGGCTTCATGGCCCGCCACCCGTGGGATGATCTCTGGGAAGTGGACTTCACCCCGATCGCAGGAGCCGACCGTCCCGTGCGCGGATGGCTGGCCGCACGTTGGAAAGTCGGACCGCTCACCTTCACCATCTACAACGGCCACCTCAAAAGTGATTCCGGGGCCGGACGCCCCGAGGAACGCGCCGCCAATTACCGGAATCGACGGGCCGCCATTGCCGAGCTGAAGGCCGACCTCGACCGTCATGACCTCGACCCCTACCGGGACAAAATCCTCGTTCTGGGCAATTTCAATACCGACTATTTCCTCGCCGATGCCGAGGGGGCGAAGATATTCACCGATCTCGACCGCCTGGGTTTCCATATGGCCCAGCCCCCGGTGAAACGTGAAGAAGCCATCACCCTGCCCGCGCGCAAGGGCGTGGAGGAGATCCCCGACCAGGTGGTTGACTACATCTTCCTGTCCTCGGGCTGGCGCGGCATCGAGCCGGAATTGAAAATCCTCGCCCAGGGGGCCTCGAAGAAAAAAGACGTCTTCGGCGGCGATGCGCCCGGACTGGCCAGCGACCATTACCCGGTTTACATCGATATTCCGCTGGGCCCGGAAAATCCGCGGTGACCAGATCCTAACATTCTAATCGAAAATCATCCCCGGCATGAGTTTTTGTCCGCGGGCAAAATCGGCGGCGGGCATCCGGGCCCGGCCCTCCATTTGCACCTCGCGCAACAAAATGCCTCCATCGCCGGCTCCGACCCATACACCCTCTTTTCCGACCCGGAGGATTTCCCCCGGCCTGCCCCGCACTTTGCGGCAAAGGATGATGCGGAAAACTTTCAACAAACGCCGCTGCCCGTGGTCCTCGAAATAGGTATAGGCCGAGGGCCATGGGCTCATGGCCCGGACCCGGCGGTCGATCTCGCACAGTGGGCGGCTCCAATCCAGGCGGCCGTCCGCCTTGCTCAGCTTGGGGGCGTAAGTCGCCAGGCCTGCGTCCTGGGGAAGGCGCGGCGCCCGGCCTTCCCTAACCAGAGAGAGGGCGCGCAACAACAACCCGGGGGCCTGGGCGGCCAAACGGTCGTGCAATGCCCCGGCCGTGGCCCGGCGCCCCATCGGGAAAGCTTCCTGCAAGAGGATGTCGCCCGTGTCCAAGCCCGCATCCATCCACATCACGGTCATGCCGGTGCGGGCGTCGCCGGCCAGGATCGCCGCCTGGATGCAACTGGCGCCCCGGTGGCGGGGAAGGAGGGAGGCATGGAGATTGAGGCAGCCCATTCGCGGCAATTCAAGGACCGCGGGCTTGAGGATCTGGCCGTAGGCACACACCACCAGGACATCGGGCACCAGGGCCCGCAGTTCTTCGATCACCTCGGGACGGTTGATTTTTTCCGGCTGCAGCAGGACCACCCCGGAGCCGGCGACGGCCCGTTTGACCGGGGAAGGCGTCGGTTCCAGCTTCCTTCCCGCTGGCCGGTCCGGCTGGGTCACCACCCCCACCAGATGGATTCCGGGGGCGGAAACCAACGCCCGGTAGGAGGGCACTCCGATTTCGCCCGTTCCCACAAAGACGACACGCATGGCCATGGGATAGCCCACCGACCGGGGACAATCCAGCAAATCTCCTTGCCCGGCCACCCATGGCGCGCTAGCTCATAGGAATGCTTTGTTCCGCAGCCACCGCCCTTGCTGCCCGGCCCCGCTTCTGTGTCGGCCTTTCGATTATCATTACCGCCTGACCTCCTGCAACCGGCAGTGAAGGTCCCCACCTCCCCCCGCCAGCCGGGAAACCACCCTTTGATCCAACCCCCACCTCCATTCCCACTTCCATGAAAATCCCCACCGTCCTCTACGACACCACCCTGCGCGACGGAGCCCAGGCCGAAGGCATCAACCTGTCTGCCTCCGACAAGCTCCGCATCGCCGAACGTTTGGCCGCCTTCGGGGTGCATTACATCGAGGGCGGATTCCCGGGCTCCAACGAGAAGGACATCGCCTTTTTCCGCGAGGCCGCCAAACGAAACTGGGGATCCACCCGCATCGCCGCCTTCGGCAGCACCCGCAAACCGGAAATGAAGGTCACTGACGACCCGCAAATGGACCTGCTCCTGCGCGCGGAGACGCCAGTGGTCACTTTCGTGGGCAAATCTTCCCGTTTCCAGGTCACTGAAGTCCTCCGGACCACGACCGATGAAAACCTCCGCATGTTGGCCGACACCACCGCGCACCTGCAGCGTCATGGTCGCGAGGTCATGTATGATGCCGAACATTTCTTCGACGGCTACTTGCTCGACCCTGATTACGCCCTGGCCTGCCTGCGCGCCGCTTCCGATGCCGGGGCTTCGTATGTCGTCCTCTGCGACACCAACGGCGGCCGACTCCCACATGAGATCGCCGCAGCCACTGCCGCGGCCTGCGCGGCCGTTTCCTGCCGCGTGGCCATCCACACCCACAACGATTGCGGGCTGGGAGTGGCGAATGCCGTCGCCGCCCTCCAAGCCGGAGCCTCCCAGGTGCAGGGGACGATCAACGGCTATGGTGAACGCACCGGCAATTGCAACCTCACCACGGTCATCCCGATCCTCGAACTGAAGCTCGCCCGTCCGGTGCTGCCCCCGGGCATGCTGGCCCGACTGACCGAGATCTCCCAATTCGTCGACGAGGTGGCCAACCAAAACCACGACATCCGCGCCCCGTTCGTCGGCCAGGCCTCGTTCGCCCACAAGGGCGGCATGCACGCCAATGCCGTGACCAAATCCGGCTCCAGTTACGAACACATCGACCCGGCCCAAGTCGGCAACCAGCGCAGAATCCTCGTCGGCGAATTGTCCAGCCGCAGCAACATCATGCTCAAGGCCCGGGAATTTGGCGTCGATCTTCCGGACAAATCAACCGAGGCCCGCCTCGTTCTGGACCGGGTCAAGCAGATGGAAAATGAGGGCTATGAATTCGAAGCGGCCGATGCCTCCTTCGAGTTGTTGGTGCGCCGCGCCCTCGACCCCGGCCTGTCTTTTTTCAAAGCGCGCGAATACCACGTTTCCATGCGCAAGGACGCCGCCAGCGATTCC containing:
- the cimA gene encoding citramalate synthase, which gives rise to MKIPTVLYDTTLRDGAQAEGINLSASDKLRIAERLAAFGVHYIEGGFPGSNEKDIAFFREAAKRNWGSTRIAAFGSTRKPEMKVTDDPQMDLLLRAETPVVTFVGKSSRFQVTEVLRTTTDENLRMLADTTAHLQRHGREVMYDAEHFFDGYLLDPDYALACLRAASDAGASYVVLCDTNGGRLPHEIAAATAAACAAVSCRVAIHTHNDCGLGVANAVAALQAGASQVQGTINGYGERTGNCNLTTVIPILELKLARPVLPPGMLARLTEISQFVDEVANQNHDIRAPFVGQASFAHKGGMHANAVTKSGSSYEHIDPAQVGNQRRILVGELSSRSNIMLKAREFGVDLPDKSTEARLVLDRVKQMENEGYEFEAADASFELLVRRALDPGLSFFKAREYHVSMRKDAASDSSDCEATVRLEIAGEEFHTVAKGDGPVNALDNSLRRALAQKYPEIAGLHLIDYKVRIVNSSAGTAARIRVLVESSHEGREWGTVGVSDNVIEASWLALTDSFEYLLLRRGK
- the fmt gene encoding methionyl-tRNA formyltransferase — translated: MRVVFVGTGEIGVPSYRALVSAPGIHLVGVVTQPDRPAGRKLEPTPSPVKRAVAGSGVVLLQPEKINRPEVIEELRALVPDVLVVCAYGQILKPAVLELPRMGCLNLHASLLPRHRGASCIQAAILAGDARTGMTVMWMDAGLDTGDILLQEAFPMGRRATAGALHDRLAAQAPGLLLRALSLVREGRAPRLPQDAGLATYAPKLSKADGRLDWSRPLCEIDRRVRAMSPWPSAYTYFEDHGQRRLLKVFRIILCRKVRGRPGEILRVGKEGVWVGAGDGGILLREVQMEGRARMPAADFARGQKLMPGMIFD
- a CDS encoding rhodanese-like domain-containing protein; the encoded protein is MSSATIIDQISSTDLSTITSRALLLDVRTPAEFAGAHIEGSVLHPLSDLDPGAVSQLARDKEGIVVVCQSGGRAGQAAGKLATAGITKVRVLQGGVSAWEKAGLPLVHGKKTISLERQVRIVAGALVFTGAVLGYFVHPGWIGISAFVGGGLVFAGLTDWCGMGLLLARMPWNR
- a CDS encoding endonuclease/exonuclease/phosphatase family protein, coding for MPGTTIRERSFFRVASWNIEWYPAGQRGGQEQATNWQTAAVAHLINQIKPDVLATQEIRNIGALQRLNRNIGLWPFSHLAASIFYQKNDTARDLDRIQQQCGFMARHPWDDLWEVDFTPIAGADRPVRGWLAARWKVGPLTFTIYNGHLKSDSGAGRPEERAANYRNRRAAIAELKADLDRHDLDPYRDKILVLGNFNTDYFLADAEGAKIFTDLDRLGFHMAQPPVKREEAITLPARKGVEEIPDQVVDYIFLSSGWRGIEPELKILAQGASKKKDVFGGDAPGLASDHYPVYIDIPLGPENPR